The genomic DNA ACAGTATGTCCGAAACAGGTTATTACGATGATGCCGCTGGGGGCGCGCGTGCGGGTGAACTGCAACTCCAAAGACAAGGGGGCGGTGGCCCGCAAGGCCTGCAGCGTGGCCTGCATTGCCTGCACGCTGTGCATGCGGGAGTGTCCCCACGGGGCGATTAAAATGGAGAATAACCTGGCCACCGTCGACGCCCACATTTGTAAAGAGCGGTGCACTGACGCCAAGTGTCTGGCTAAATGTCCGACGAAGGCCATCCGGCCGGCCGTGCTGGGGGTCGTCCCCGGCAGCGAGAGCCAGGCCAGCGTCGAAGCGGTCTGCGCTTCTTGTATAAAACCGCCGAGCGTAGCCGGATAATGTCTACCGCGCCGGGCTAATCCGTGTTAAGATATAAATGTCTTACCACGACAGCGGGAGGTTTTTTATGGCGTATACAGTAAAACGTTCGGTTTGCCCCTACGATTGTCCCGACGCGTGCGGACTGCTGGTGGAGGTGGCCGACGGCAAGGCGGTGGGCGTTAAGGGCGACCCTGACCATCCCTTTACCCGCGGTGTTTTGTGCCCGAAAATGGCCCACTACGAACGGACGGTTCACGCGCCGGGCCGCCTGACCCGGCCGCTGCTACGCACCGGCCCGAAAGGGGCAGGGGAGTTTAAGCCTGTTTCCTGGGATGAAGCCATTAAGATAATTGTTGACCGGTGGCAAAAAATCATTGCCGAGGATGGCAGTGAGGCCATATTGCCGTGCTCATACGCCGGCACGATGGGACTCGTCCAGCGTAATGCCGGTCACGCCTTTTTTTACCGGCTGGGCGCATCACGGCTTGATCGCACCCTTTGCACGCCGGCGAAAGATTATGGCTGGAAAGCGGTAATGGGCGGAACGCTGGCACCCCATCCCGATGAAGCAGCCGACAGCGACCTCATCATTTTATGGGGCTTGAATGCGTTAGCCACCAACATTCATTTCCTTCATGCCGTGCGGCGGGCCAAAAGGCAGGGCGCAGCCGTGTGGCTAATCGATACCTATGCCAACCCTACGGCCAAAATTGCCGACCGCGTCTTTCTCGTCCGTCCCGGCAGTGACGCCGCCCTGGCGATAGCGATGGCCCATGTCCTGGTACGGGACGGTTTGGTAGACCGGGCCTTTATTACCCGCTATGTCCAAGGCTATGAAGAGTATAAGCGGGAGATACTGCCCGACTATACCCCCGACGCGGCCAGTAAACTGACCGGCCTGCCGGCGGACGTGATTGAAGAAATGGCCTTGGCCTATGGCCGCGCCGCGGCGCCGTTTATCAGCGTGGGCGGCGGTTTAGCCCGCTATGGCAACGGGGCGATGACGGTCCGGGCGATTGTGACGCTGCCGGCGCTGACCGGGGCGTGGCAGAAGCGGGGCGGCGGCGTGCTGGTCGGCGTTAGTACCGGCAGCGCTTTAAACCTTTCGCTCATAACCCGCGAAGACCTTATGGATGAGCGGACGCGTATCATCAATATCAATCAAATCGGCGATGCCCTGAATGATTTAACCGATCCCCCGATAAAGAGCCTCTATGTTTATCATTCTAATCCGGCGGCCGTGCTGCCTGATCAGAACCGGGTAATCCAGGGTCTGTTACGGGAAGACTTGTTCACCGTCGTCCATGAGCGCTTCCTCACCGACACCGCCCGCTATGCGGATATAGTCTTGCCGGCGACCACATCGCTGGAACACAGCGACATTTACCGCGCTTACGGCCACTACTGCCTGCAGCGCGCCTTCCCAGTCATTGCGCCGGTCGGCGAGGCCAAGTCCAACTGGGAAGTTTTTTGTCTGCTGGCGCAGGCGATGGGCTTTCCGGACGAGATTTTCCGGCGGACAGCCGACGAGCTGATTGAAGAAATGCTCGCTCACCCTACACCATGGCTTGAAGGAGTGGATATGGCGCGGCTAAGGGCCGGTCTGCCGGTTGAGCTCCCGCTGCCGGCGGATTATAAACTGGATTTTAAAACTCCATCCGGTAAGATTGAAATTTTCAACCCCCGCGAAGCCGAACCGCTGCCCCGTTATCTGCCGCCCCATGGCGACGACGCACCGTTCTGGCTGATGACGGCCCCTAGCCTGTATGGCCTG from Sporolituus thermophilus DSM 23256 includes the following:
- a CDS encoding molybdopterin oxidoreductase family protein, which encodes MAYTVKRSVCPYDCPDACGLLVEVADGKAVGVKGDPDHPFTRGVLCPKMAHYERTVHAPGRLTRPLLRTGPKGAGEFKPVSWDEAIKIIVDRWQKIIAEDGSEAILPCSYAGTMGLVQRNAGHAFFYRLGASRLDRTLCTPAKDYGWKAVMGGTLAPHPDEAADSDLIILWGLNALATNIHFLHAVRRAKRQGAAVWLIDTYANPTAKIADRVFLVRPGSDAALAIAMAHVLVRDGLVDRAFITRYVQGYEEYKREILPDYTPDAASKLTGLPADVIEEMALAYGRAAAPFISVGGGLARYGNGAMTVRAIVTLPALTGAWQKRGGGVLVGVSTGSALNLSLITREDLMDERTRIININQIGDALNDLTDPPIKSLYVYHSNPAAVLPDQNRVIQGLLREDLFTVVHERFLTDTARYADIVLPATTSLEHSDIYRAYGHYCLQRAFPVIAPVGEAKSNWEVFCLLAQAMGFPDEIFRRTADELIEEMLAHPTPWLEGVDMARLRAGLPVELPLPADYKLDFKTPSGKIEIFNPREAEPLPRYLPPHGDDAPFWLMTAPSLYGLNSSFSERADLIRRRQRMNLLMNPDDAAGKGLRDGQRVIAFNRRGEVAFYLAVSPALPPGVVVAEGVWWLDYALNGRTVNALTSQRLTDRAGGSTFYDTKVDVRAE